The following nucleotide sequence is from Populus nigra chromosome 15, ddPopNigr1.1, whole genome shotgun sequence.
GTTTCTAAATACCTTATCAGAAGTAAATTGTATAATCAACGGCATCCGTGCATTTCAACAACAGAAGTATCGTTTGCAGAAAACCAAATGGTCTGCAATACTCTTCTCATATCCCAAGCCAAATTGCaactagatataaaaaataagaataaaaaaaataaaaacccagaaACTAGAGATACAGGCCCGTTATCAATCACATTcaacctttttatttgttaacaaaaaaTCAAGGGGTGATTTGCCAAAAACTCAAAAGAGGAGCGTGGCAAATGAATGTCAATAATGTCATCTAGTGCCTGCTATAGTTTGGCTGTATGGAACTCATTTGCACTTCACATTACTTTCCTCTATAAAACGTGTCACCTCATTTTACTCTAATCCTTTAGTTCAGATGAAAAACTAACCAAAACTATTCCCACAAGCCACCCCATTTCATGAACTTCTTAACTTCGTCATACAAAACTAGGTTGGCAGCAACACCAGTACTCCTAAACATATTTGAGACTGCCCTTCGATAGAAAGAAGCCACCCCCTCTGCCCTATAAATTTTCCTCCAGCATTCAAGTGTGCTGTTATACATTGGTTGTTCCAGGCCAGATTGCATCATCATCCGCCTTCGAACTGTATCCAGTGGATATGACATCAACCCAGCAGATGTTGTGACTGCCTGAGCCACCACCGAACGCTTCCACGGTGCCAATTCAGGTTCAGCTGCTTCTCCAGACAAAATCTCCTTCAACGTATCAAACCCACCAAATTATAGGCTCCTGTGAACAACCATTCCGTGCAGAGATGCAGGAAGGCCTCTATAAACTCCTCGTATCCCATCTTTATTGTATATGGTAGTCAGGAAATGGAAAATACCTCGAAATTGACGAACGTCAGTTCTACCAATGTCAGCAGTAAGGCGGGTGTGTGCTATCTCAAGTGTGTAGATTAAGATCAGTGTTGTACAGCCAGCTGCAGCACCTGCAATGAAGTTGGCAGGTGCACCAGACAGAATTGAACCGTTTTGATGGTTTTCATTACGCAAGATGTTTTTATAAAGATCCTGCAGAAGTAAGACTGACCATGAGATCATGGCAGCATAACACAAAATAGAGTGATCACTTCCTTTTATGCAAcgtaattactaaaaaaaacccaattattatctttatttgcATCATTAGATTTGATCATGCCATGGACATTGACACTTTCTACTAGCTCAAATAGACTATTGATTTTCCATATCTTCAAAGTTCGAGTAGAAATCAGCCAGCTAAGCCAGACCAGTCCTATTTATCACATCTTGCAACCAACAAAAACTTTAGCGAGTGGTATGCAGCTTAACTGTCCGCATGCCCTAAGAAAAAAGCTTAAGCTCAGTTAGTGTCACCATGAGGTTTCAACATCATCACCAAGCccttaaaagtttaaatttatgGGAAAATAAAGGTCAAAAACCAACCTAAGCATATCGATAAAAGGTTCTGTTTGGCCTTCAATGCATTCAATACCCCCATTAATTTATAAAGTTCATCTGTAATTCATTGAACTCTTTTTGCTCTACTTTTGTGTGGCAGAGTAGTTCTTGAATCTTCTTTTCTACAATCTTTCACAAACCAATGAATCTGAAATTGAGCTCCCACCATCTTATCTCTCAAAATTGTGTTCGTTTCATTCCTTGCAAAAGTTTCCTCTCAGATCTGAAATTTATACCTTCAAACTCATTcaccaaaaattcaaaatcaatccaaCAGTTTCAGATGACATAATGATTCATGAAGTCAATGCATAGCCAGGAAGTCTCTAATTACTGGCAACATCAAAACCCTTCTTCAAGAAAATTGCTTAAAACCTTCTCCAAATTCAACTTTATCAAAATCCAGTTATCAACATTTTCACTAACAAGTCTTATATCCTCATTCCCCACTAGCAGCAGTCAGTTGCAAAGAACCTTTCTCATCAACTTCTATCAGCTAACGCCATATCTTCTGATAAATAACCCTCCTATTTTTGTTCAAACTACATcatgaaaaaacacaaattagaaTAAAGAACCATCCTTTACATCAAGAACcatcacaaataataataataaaaaaataaaaaccaagacACTGAATAACAAATCTACCCACTACTCACACAGACACAATTCATCAAACACCGTAACCTCAAAccagaaactaaaaataaaccAACTAAAATCGCCTTAAGAGAGAAATTAAGAGCAACAGAAGGGTAATATCTAATCACACTACTGTCATTGCCTCTCCAAAGCGAAAGAATcccaacataaaatattatagatgatattgtttaattttttgacaattcatttttatttttaaagttttattttagatgatttgattctaatttaaaactaattacttctgattttttAGTCAAGTAtagagttgaaaaaataaaaatcaaaatgaaaagggTATTAAACATGGGTGGCATGCTATAAATTTCGAGAAATATACATTTTAGTTttctaactttaaaaataacgtaaattatatgattttggtgcctcaatttttttttcaatttaattttggtatttaagttctttttagttattttttagttcctgattaaaaaaagagagaaagaggttgTTAGATTTTGATAGTAGAGAAAGAAATATCATTGACATCGATTTAAACTGCCAAAATAATTGATGTTTGTACAAATGATTCTATTTGATGATGGGAGttcatattaggtgttttttttttaattttaaagttagtGAAAAAACAGATCTGAGCTTGATTTGACTTTTGGTTTCGAGTTGATTTCGATTTTTGGaatagttttttggtttttctgaTGTCATGGATAggtttatcatgatttttaaggtgttttgggCCAAAAATAGGGTGAAAATGGGTTTTgggtcaagaaaaacttaagcACTGATTTTTCATCTACTATAGTATCCAAAATCTGGGAAAATTAGATGACACAtcgtctaaattttttttcaaaaataatttgagcaGGCGACATGTCACCCGCCCcaattgcaacaaaaaaaatataaggtccAGTCGCACAGGTCTGCCCTAATGAAATGGGCCAGGCAAGCTAGGCTAGCTTGCTAGGCTAAATAGCGCTtgacctttgttttttttttctaattctttttttaaattaaaactttttatatggtttttttattattttttttatatttatattaattccattctctcttttattttgtttagagaaTCTTTTTaagttggatttgttttttgttatgcatttgaattttaaagggtttttctaattcatttactgtttaatcttttatataaatgaattttattttaaaaataaaaaattattttcaaataatatttttaatatgtgcgaAGATAGTGTTTtctccctttttattttaattttcttcttccactGAGGATTGAGAGTTTTTCAAGTCAAGTCTATGATTGGTGTAAGTTATTTTTCCTGGTGTGGTCTAATTGTAGCTcttaattttatagatgagcCATAAGGAGAATTTGGGGTGGGGTTCTTTGGCAGTTGCcttatttttccttcaaatcCAAGACCTAGTATGTTTGGTCATAATAAGTTCaataatataagaataaaattaggtctgcatttattttaaaatatctactAATACGTTTTGTGACATCAAACATATCTTTTAAACTATATATCGAATCaagatgaaattttataaaaagatactagatatatgaaattatattttgataaactttaaggtcaaattaagtttgagaacatattattttaaaggatTGAAATTAATAGACGAATCTTATCAAATTTATCAAACTAAATATTTGTGTACTGTTTGGAACATATCTAGATCTACAAGTAAGATTTTGTTGTGATTTAAGTTGGCTCGGAAACTAGGGATCTCAAGATTTTCAACCATATATGATAGGCCCGctaatttatccaaaaaaaaaagaacaacgtATTTGAAGTCATGACTGAAATCTACCAAGAatgtatgaaaattaaaaattctagcTACATAGAGGAATTTTATCgtgaaaactttgtttttatgattctattttatttatttatttatttaatattgaataaatatttttaatttgggtttattCTGACCCATTAAACATTGTTTAGAAATTTACTAAATGATTTATCGGCCCTATGCTACGGgttaagtcaaatttttcttgaacgtaaaaaaaatattcaaatgttcctaatgttttttttcctaacagaaaaaaattaaatcatgtgaggATTTACCCAATGTAATCTGGTTAATTTTATTGGTTAGAAACAACTCATACAAactgtaaaaacaaattttaactaaacaaaatttcaaaatgatatcttttcttaatattaaaataacaacatattggattaaCCTTGGACAACCcaggttaacatgttaaattaataacctgagttatgagactatgataaccttatagaaagcaaatcaaaataaattattaagcctaatttccaatcaacctagtattgaaggatgaaattgaaaaaaaaatcaataaaaaaggatctaaaaaaacaactcgggttaacatgtcaaacttgcAACCCGAATTATAAGACCGAGATAatctcatgaaaaataaattaaaacaaattataaattccaATCCTTAACCagcccaatattgaaggatgagattaaaaaaagaaaccaattaaaaaaataacatgaaaacaacttgagttaatccatcaaactcatgactcgagtcatcAGATtgaaataactttatagaaaaaaaaaagccaatttAACTTGTTTTAACCATTAAACACTATTACcgagtcatgagaccatgataacctaatgaaaaacaaaccatAAAGCCTAAAGGgagtcaattaaaaaagagagaaaaaaatatgtcaattaggttaaaaatagattatgaagttcaattcttaaCCAATACAAACTTGAATGAAAATGAGATCAATATAACCTGATTTAACTAgggttaaaataccaaaactcGTGATCTTGATCTTAAGACTAagatattctcataaaaaataaatcaaaatagattatgaaactcaattcccaaccggtccaatgttgaatgataaaattaaaaaaaaatcaattaaataaaatatagaaaaaaaaacaacctaagttaactcgggttaatccGTTAAGTATTATTCTCGtgtcatgagattatgataatctaatgaaaagtaaacaaaataaattatgaagtttaattctcaatcaaattaatattaaatgatgaaattagaagaaaaaaactaattaagaaaaaatatttgaatcaactgaattaacctgtcaaacctgagatccatttcatgaaaatatgataactaaatagaaaaaaaattaatatttaaaaactgtGCATTCTTTACTGTGCATAATtaagtataaataataataataataatgcggCTCACGTgtatcctatatatatatatatatatatatatatatatatagacctagaatttttggatttttcgtCTTGTACGCAAGCAAGGGAATCTTAggcaaataatatatataatgcaaGTGACTGGTGTTGTGATTTCACTTGATGGGAATTTAGCAGTTACAGCACAGTAACCCATCGATATATATATGTGCTTTTAATTGTTTCATTTTTGAAAgatagaattttttaataataaaagaaaaactcccATAGACTTTAGTCTTGTTGCTGTTCTTCtaagactctctctctctctctctctcccccatAGATTTCTGAAAGTTTCAATCCAACTCTTCCCTAAGAGATGACATCTAAAGCTGAATCAACTTCCAAAGTCAATGCATCTTGCAGCTTTTTATGATCTTGCATCAACAAAAAGAACATGaatgagaaaggaaaaaaaatagaaatatgataaccattatattatattttggaatttacaagtttatatataaaactataaatCCTCACTTTAACACGCCAAACaagtcaacaaaaatatttgatttatttataagattattattatattatatttaatgacTACATTacctttatattaaatattataatttttccatcaaataaaaaaaaaagccattgaAACTCTTTCTATACCTTCTTTTCTTACCCTTCATCCAAACTATTTTGTGACAAGTGAGATTTGGTGTGTGAAAATCTTaacatataaattcataatttgataaaaataaaaccataaagtttttttttaaaaaaaaaaaacctagttggTGAAACCCTTTCTTTTCTACCCTAGTTGTTGAAACCCATGTTGTCAAAAATCACAATATACAACCATGAAGGGTATAGTTCAACTGATCAAACTCTAAATTTACTTTGTAGAATCACTAATTTAAATGCCACAAACCTCAAGGCCCCTAAAAGCTTAcgtgatcgttaacttcagagtcTCAGGGAATTAATTCACGTTCATATAAACTAACCCTTggttaacaaaaaagaaaaaaaaacaattcaaaatatgcCAATGCGATATTAGACAATGGCTTCTCAAAAATCACTGAATTTGCATGCTTAGCATCAACAAGCTATGTTGTTCAATCAGTTCAGCAAGCAAGAAGACAAAGGAAAGGGAATCTCAGACACGAATTACTTAAGGTAATCTCATATATGAATTACTTGTTATGGCCtagattttgcattttttttcatattttcttctcATGACATGAACTACTTAAGAGAATctctgaaaaataacaaaaaaaaaagcacaaaaagaGAAACTTTAACAACAAGAAATGGCATCAATCAACTCAATCAATAGCAGTAGCAAGATGTTGGGTATGAAAATGAGAGGTGTGGTTGACCATCACTATCTTGTTTTGCAGTACCAGCAACTAGCGAGGCAAGAACAACAGGGAGTAAAGCAACAATGCTCTTAAATTTAGGAGAGACAACAATTGAAGACAAATTAGCAAGAACTCACAATTTTGGatttcctaaaaaattatttttttaattcaatataaaaaaataaaaaactcgaaaaaaaaattggcaattGGGAAGAGCAAGCCAATAAGGTTTTCAAATGCATGGAGGAATTAAactgagattttaaaaaacaatcaagaacCCAATTATActcaagattgaaaaataatacagatgcaagatcaaattaaatgattattgaataaatttgtataaaatttaatctaaagatttaattagacttttaataggctaatttgatttaatcatgagctcaattaaaaatttaattaagtttaagaattcatttgagtcaaattaaaagaattaattaagtgcaatgCCTAATTAATGGgtcaacttaattttattagagacttaattgatgaaaaataaagtttgaaagcctaatttgagtttaattaagaagattggaTTTTCagatgatcaaatttaatttttccaagCTCATTTAGAGGAAATCAGGGACAAAATTGCAAGATAGTAAAAGTTTGAAGATCAATTAAGAGTCAAATTAAAGAGAATTAGAACCAATGACCTTTTTGTAAAAGGTGTGAATTTGACGAACCAATTCAACCGAAAACAAgtgtaaaattaaagaaattagaagtttgaaaatcaattagagatgaaattaaaaatatcgaAGATCGAgaaccaagataaaaaaagatgctAAACTCAAGGGATCATTTTAAAACCTGGAAGGAGTGAAATtgaattgctttttaaaatcaaaattcaattggagacttaattgaataaattaaaaattaggggTTGAAATTAGTAAGGAATTAATGAcctaattcaaatttaaaaaactaaaaaacaacatcgtttcctttaaataaaacaatgagttttaatgttgttttgaccaaaacgatatcatgttaaaaaaatactgtatttttattttatttttttataaatagatgTGAATTTCATGGAACAAAGAAGgggttggattatttttttttttattgggacaAAACCAATAGAATATTAATTGATTTAGGGgaagtgaaagaaaaaagtttaggACAGCGCCTTTATGTGTCTAAATTTGATACGAAAAGGGGATAATAGGCAGGAtgctgaattattttaataagattGGGCCAGGATATATGTAACCACAGACGGTGGTTTTACTATTTTCTTCGTGTGCTGTAGATTATGGATAATTTGAACGTATTTCTAAGACCCAAATCCCACTTTGCAAGTCATAATAGCTTCGGTAATTTACGAGGTAAGTAATGCATGTCTGTTTTGGACATCTCCGACACAACTTCTAAACCAGTGCCCTTTGAATCTCTAAATTATTGACCTCTTCTATGGTTCCCTTGATTGGTAAAGCCCACCACTGTGCTCAGCGAGCGGCCTTCGTTGTACTATTTATTGACAAAAAGAAACACTGACAATGTCATCACGTTGAATTGTTACTATAATTCTTTCAGAAAACTGAGCGACGCCCTGTGGTTTTACAGTTTTGCAGAGAGGGTAGTCTTATGATCAGTAACAATCACAACCCAGCAAGAATGAGACCAGCCAATTCAATTATTTTGCAGCAATAATTAGCAAGAAGTAGGTACGTGATTTTGAATGATGGATGTGGATCAAATTTGAAGTATCAAGTCCCTTAACAATTCAAAGAATACCAGAATTTCAACCAATGTTGCGAAGGTGAAAAGAGCCCTCACTGTACATCAGCAGAATCTAACAATGTTTGAAGTAAACAACAACAACCTATGTCTATGATATGACCCCAAATATGAAGACATGGGTCTTTTATGAATACAGTCAAACCATTTCAGGCCTATAAATCCAATCTGCGTCTTGGTTACTTACTGGTATCCTATTATTTGTGGTTTTAAGTTTCACTGGGAGCTTGTTTTTCAACTGTGGTTGTTGCAGCCCCATAGATAATTTAATAGACAGCTCCTTGGCATAAATTGGAACTATCTAAATAAACACTTGGAAGATTTAAATCTTCCAAGCAATATCCTAAATGTAGCAATTGAAATGCATATTGGAGATAAGAGCTTCCTAAAAATATTAGACTAATATGCTAGAAGAATAAACAAGGATTACAACAAGTGTTTTTACAATTGCAACAAAGGCGCACCTTCGGACATTCGGGACAAGAGCATGTCCAACCGCTACAAGAGCAATCTGGGCATGCAGGTAATTGACAAATGCAGCAGCTGTTCCTGCTGCATGAGATCTTTCTACAGCAATGGGATCTAGGACGTGGACAAGAGCAACACCACCGCCACTTTAGAGTTGGGCAGCTGATACAGGAAGAGCAGTTACATAGATTACATTCACAGCAGCTTGGACATTCTAGATGAAGAGAGCAGCCCGAAGAACAGCAGCAACAAATCCATGAGAAGTTAAAACAGCGTATTCCCCTGCATGCGACAGAGGAAATCGCATTATTTGTGACAGTGTCAAGTCATGCAAAGAAGAGAAACTAGTTGGTTATATTTATGCAAGAATGGATTCAAGGCCTAAGGCCTGCCTTTTCGACTGCATTTTGCTTTATGCTATGATTGCATCACTAAACAAGACATTAAGTTCATAATAGAACATTAAATACATTAATTACAAGAGTTAAGTTTTATAAGTTGTCAAATAAAGAATTTTATGGAACATCAAGCCAACCAAAAGAATTCAGAATGAGGATTATGCAAACACCTATTATAGGTATCAATTTGAGATACAGAAACACGAGACAAAAGGACAAGAAACTGTACCATAGCCACTTCCAGAACCGACAAGACCTTCGTTTTTTCCGACTTCtgtttaaaagatgaaaaaaataaaataaaaataagactGCTGTTCCTCTTCAAAAACAGAAAGCAAAGTTTTGGTGACAAATGGAACTGTTCTTACGTTGGAATCAAAGGATCTGAGTTTGCCATGACAAAGTCAGTGACCCTGCagcatattatttaaattaattctaattagCTGATAATTGAACAGAATCTATAGCTAGTTCATATAaatttgtgcataaaaattgggTACACATGAAGCTATGCAAGGTAATTGTAAACTGACGTACTCTTTGCAGGATGTAGATGCAGGCTGGAGGCCTTGAATAGATTTTAGTTCCTCCTGCTCAAATTGAAATTGCCAATTCATTATATTTGCTTAAGCATATCAGAGAAGAAGTTCTTTTTACCACATCCAATCTATCTGCACATAAACTTCATGAAATAAATTGGGTGGTAGGGAGCCAGCTACAGATTTTAATGACTGCTCATCTTTTATCATATTACACAGGTAACTCTATCGTCAGCAAAACCTCTTAGAGGGTGTCAAATTAGACCAGGCTAAGattcaaaattgaataaatcTCTAAAACAGGAATAAATAATCACTTGCAGATCAAGTTCAGCTTGTGGTTTGGGTTGAAATAGACTACTGCCAATCAGTGTGATTGGTTGCTACAACTTCTGCGGTGCAAATATTATGCAGAACACAGAACGTCCACCAATAATCCTGCATCTAATTAGACCCGGCAGAGGCCCTCGACCCAGAAACAAGTTGAAAAGGTAACAGTTCTAAAAAACACTTGATCACTGGCAAGTGGGCTTCAGCCACATAATGAACAGTGAATATAAGACACTCTGCAGAATGCATTCAAGAAGCAAGATTTGCTTCAAGTTTCAGGTTAGGTACAGCAGCAACAATAacaagttttagttttttcttttctttttttgaacaaTTACAATCCATCAACAAATTCCATCACAAGCTACCAGTCAAGTACTCGTGCATCTAGGCTAAGGCACaaccaacccaaaaaaaaaaagcccaaatTTCATCCTTCAGCTACCTGCAGTACTTGGTtgtttatcatgttttttaaaatttgaatactCGCAACCAGAAGGATTGTGCCTCCAAAAATTTCACTATAAAAAGAAGGTTCAGTCCAATTTTCTACGGTTGATGAGAAGTACTTGGACAACAGCTAACCAATAAAACACATGTTAAGCTCGTTTCAACCTCTCTTTCTAGTTCCTCAtctatttaattgttttgatactATCACTTCAAGTTCTCAATTTCACTACATTTCAAATCCACTAAGATTTAGCatgaagaaatgaaagaaaccaAAACTCGGCATTCAATAAGATGGGGGGGAAAAAGAAGAGCACAGAACAATAGCAGATTTAAGACCCACCTCTAAAAAACCAATCTCTCTCTCAAGCATCTGCACTTTAGCCATTTCCCTGCGCTTCCCATACAAATCTGGATACTCTCGCGGTGACTTTGGACAAGGCGAGGGTAATGACGGTACAGAGGTCGTAGCAGGAGCCATTGctctcttaatttatttattttcaacactCACGTGTCATGAAACTACCgagcagaaaaaagaaagaagaagaagagccaaGAAAAGCAAGAGGAAAGCAAGAACGGTACTGCTGGTGAAGGAGGTGTGAAAAAGAAACTACATCTAGCAATAGCATAGGAAGTGGAAATATAGTAAGGCGACAAACATGAAGCGGGCAAGTAATGTCAGGTGTGAATGCTGTAATCGTACtatagcttaaaaaaaagaagaaaagagtttaTTATTCCAGAGGGAGGGAGAGTAATTACGTGACCTGACAAGGATAATTACAATacccagaaaagaaaagcaaggaaGCGGCAAGCAAGAGACTGAAACAATTGCAGATTTGGTACATGGGTGAATAGTAGTTGCACCAGATTGATCCGATTGTTGATAGTTATCATTTTCACAGAGAGAGAGACCATGCATGTGGGGAGATAGAGCTATGCATCCGAAGACAACCGttgtgcgtgcgtgcgtgcccATAAATCATCATGATAATGGTAAGTAAAGTCGGCAGTGGAAAAAGCCGGCGAACAAGTCTCTGTATACAACAGCCCCTCCCATAAACAACAAGTCCGTGTAATAAAAGTAAAAGGCTACTTCTTACCGCCACTGCCAcctgtttctcttttctttttacccGAGTATCGTATAAAGGTCATGTTTGGGGTTCGGATAGtaattgtctattttttatttaaaaatatattaatatagttttgcaaatcaaaactattaaaaaacaggaaaaaaaaaatttaaatcttaacaAAAACACCGCCGCGTAGTAGAAAACATTACAGAACAAGTCTTTCTCTCTGCCTCTCGTGCGTGTGCTTGTGTAATATTTTCTGAGTCCGAGAGAGCGTCGCTGGAAGAGGTGGTCGATGTGCAGAGAGTGAGAAGCGAGGAGCACGATGTGTATGGCAAGTACCTGAGATGACACGTGATGGCTGCgtaggagagagagggagagacggGGTATTTTACTAAGAAGCCgcatttgttttgtgttttgggcGGAGGGAGGGGAGTGAGAGAGTGTTAAGAAACGTTACAcaccttcttttttaaaaaaaaaaaaaaaaagtcatacaCTTCATACTGTAATATTATAGTATTTAACTTAATAGGTGGccagaatttttttaatgcaaaaaaataattttcaaataataataattcaagataaatatggtaaaatttactaaaacatgactaatgatataaaacagaaacaacccataaaaaaaagtgaaaaaatcataaagtttaagATCTAATTACCCAAtgttaaagatgaaaaaatattcaaaaactaaaatgataaaGAAGCATATATGAGTCAACTCGGCTTAACTTGATAAACTCACAACCCGCgatatgagatcgagataaaaaaaattcaaaagaagtacataccaaaaaaaacaaagttcaacaaaaaaaaaccttaaaaaaaaactcaagttaactcgggttaagtTTACCAACCAGTCATCGTAATAACCaaacagaaagaaaagcaaaaacatGACAATGCTCAAGGGAAAATTATTtcatgcaaaatgatgaaattgaaaaaaaaaact
It contains:
- the LOC133673671 gene encoding guanine nucleotide-binding protein subunit gamma 3-like: MAPATTSVPSLPSPCPKSPREYPDLYGKRREMAKVQMLEREIGFLEEELKSIQGLQPASTSCKEVTDFVMANSDPLIPTSRKKRRSCRFWKWLWGIRCFNFSWICCCCSSGCSLHLECPSCCECNLCNCSSCISCPTLKWRWCCSCPRPRSHCCRKISCSRNSCCICQLPACPDCSCSGWTCSCPECPKVRLCCNCKNTCCNPCLFF